tatatatatatatatatatatacacacacatatacatacacatatacacacacgtttgcctaggctgatgtgagaaacatattaCTATAACAGGGACCTCATAGCTGCTATAATAAAGCATTGTAGGACTTctatcctgcaatgccttatcgcttgtattggCGATCATTGGCAAtgcaaagcaggatgcctgtaaCTGGCATCCCATTGCCATGGCAATCTTTCAGCCCTCAGCGATTACATTGTGgaggtccgatgacatcacagagggagctcttTACATGCAGCAGTCTACATTAATTGCAGcacgtaaggggttaacagcagggtcgCTGTCCTTTTTGCACCCCCCCGTTGTTGGAGCGGGAagctggctatcagtcacagccggttGCCGAATGgtgcaggatctcttctgatctcgctcTATCCAAATgttgtaaggttacgtcatgttccGTTAGGTACCCCActgccatgacgtaaccttacatgtcgttaaggggttaatgacaccgCATGCCGTGCGAAGTGAtctttcccactgaaatcaaagggtaacacttgtgatcctctgatACGTGGGAAACAagtgcctgaggatcgcaattatCATAAAAGTGATAAGAAGTGTGAATGGAGCCGCAGGGAGCAGTTCAAAAAAACCAGACAAGAAGTTTGTTAATTCACACAATTTTATCTCGGTTTAATAGAGGCGCTTCTACTGTTAATTTTATCCATAggtgtttttggaaaaaaaaaacctttttgcagCGTTCTTCCCAGCATGCTTTGCTGCTTTTTGTTTGCAAAAtctccagtattgcagtatattgtgcctAGCAACAAGGGCCTCCGAGCCCTCCGGTCCGCCATCACAATTTATCAGCATTCCATAGTGGAGTCATGGAGAGAGAGCCCGCTCCAATTGTAGAACCACTTAGAAGCTGTGGTCAGTGTGGACTGTTGTATCTCAGGGGTTAAATGGCAAGGATTTGAGCAATCTGCGAGTGTTTCAGCTGCTACATAAAAATATAGCGCGGTGCAGGAAATCCCCACGCTGTACTTTTATGGCGCAGCGGAGGCGAGGGAATTGTAATGTTAGTGGTAAACAATATAAAAAGAAATTAAAGCTGGGACGAGAAAACTACAAGTTATGACAAGAATGTGTGCAGAAACGTTCCATGAACTGGAGATTGGGATTcacaaacaagtctttaaaaGGTATTTATTGTTCTAGAATCCAGCAAGACAAATAAATGTGGCTAAAAAAATGTAACACAAAAATAttaacaaaaagttaaaaaaaattaaaatgtaacaaATATGCAAATAACCCTTCTTAGCAACTTTCCTTATGTTTGACCTGAAACACACCGCTGCGACCCGCTCCTCTGTAAGCGCAGCTGGTTTTGGACCATCCCACTCCCTATAGCTAGTAAGAGAACCCTTCGGATATGAAGACTTGTAACCTCTTGGGGTATACGCTGGGCTGAAGACGCCGACCGTCCATGGATCACAGTGTGGATTACTGACCCACACTGCCACCATCATAGACACCAAGGGTGGCGATAGTTCAGGTCACTAAGCCCCACGGATCCGTATTACAGGAACATGGATGTACCCCCAATAGGCGCATGTGGAACTGGCCTTACAGAGAGAAGGACAGAGACCCTCTGGCTGACAATGGGAGCATTCCCGGACTCAGAGGGTCACCTGCCTTCAGCTTATTGGGCTACAAGTAGATGAGAAACCTTCCAAGTAGGGGTGTACCTGGCATGGGGACATTGGGACCACCTACCCACACGACTGCTGTGAGGCCTGGGTCACGTGAACGGATTTATACAGTGATTTGCGCGCACAATAGCCAATGAATGGAACCGACTGctttcaatgagttcgttcacagctttaattttgcatgcgcattttggacacaaaaaaaaaaaaaaaagaagcggcGCGCCGTACGGTCTTTGTATAGGGAGCGCGCACATATAGAAGTAATGGCCCATTTCAATGACTGGGAGCGGGTTGTGGGTTTATTTGGCATGTAAAGGCGCACGATTTGGATGGGCAAATACACAACAGCCATTGTGCAACCACGCAGCGCAAATCTGCTTACGTCTGTGTGGTACCCGCCTTAGACTGGCAAAGCGTATAATAGGTTTTTGGCCATAAAATGCTCAAAAataacataattaataaataacattaataaataaaataacacaTGTAAATCATAGAGCCGGGAGCTCCGCCCACAAGAGTTTAGTTGCTTCGTAAATGTACTGTTTGATAGGTGGTCCAAACTAAATGAGGTTTCAGTcctagggggggaaaaaaaaagtccttTCTCAAACACAAAGGACATAAAAAAGATGTAATGCGCATTTCATACATTCTGAGTAACGCAGCGGCGGCCGCGGGATCACCCTGCAATGTGAGGTCACATATAGAGGAGCACGCAGACCTACAGGGAAACAAGCAGCAATGGCGGATATCAATAAAACTAGAAGTGGGGAATGTGTGCAGCAATATAAAGCAATACTACAAGCCATAGTGTCACCGGAGACCAGTGAGGACTCCCACCACACATGTAATAAATGGGGATGCAGTACATAATAAAGTACGTATCAGAATATGCAATCATGTAGTAATACACCGATAGACCAAAGCGGATCCTTAACGATCGCCTCCGAGCTCCCGGCGTGCAGAATAATGTGCAATGTCAGTATATGGCGACAGCAGTGACCTGATGGAAAGTGGTAAGAAGAGATGCTGACCGCCGGTCACATGTCACGCGCCTGACCTCCATGGGAACGAATCTGAACGAAAGATGGACGCCTGGATGTGCAAAAAGGGGTAAGAGACTGCGAGAGCGGATTACTGCGCCGGAACATGACGGATATGGGATAATAACCAGAAAATACCAAAGGGACTCTCATAGCCTTCATGACGTGTGAGATGAGCAGAGGAGGGGCACAAATAGAGACCACCCAAACACGTTAGAAGAACTGCAGTGTATATGTACTTTACAGCGACCCCCCAGTCAATACCGTCGGGCGAAGACCCCCTGCTAGGCTTCCTCAGATCTTGCACCTTGGCTGCCTTTTAGCTCAGCTCGATTAGGCCTTGGGTCCATGGGTGGTCCATGTTAATTCACAGGGACCCACTGTAGCCTATGAGGCTTTGCACATCCAATTCTTATCCATTCACAAGAATTAGGACAACCGAATGCATGTCAATTTGCGGGCTGTCCGTATATCAGACAGAACATGGATAGGTGTCGGTGTAGTGTCTGATGAGAGTAGCGTCACTTTGGACACACTGCAAATGTATTGGAGGTCTTAGAACATAGTGGTGATCTGTGACTGCAGTCAACCTTCAGTGCCTACTCTGAAGTAGTCTGAGGCACACCCCCTATGTCATGATTGGTTCCCCTAAACGGGTAATCTCCTCCCATAGGTACTGACAAATCAATTTTGAGCTcctgactggagggtcactttaatatacTACTAAAGGAAAAACTAGCTGATGAGTGGCAGATGCAAGACCCTAGGCCTAGAGAGGTGCGCTAATAGAAAGTGTATTCATGAATAATCCGCAGACACGTTAGTGGAAAGTACGCCAAATGACCACATGGAGTAAATGGTGATACGAAGACAAATTGTCAGAGCCTGACAGTATGACGTCATCATAACCTCTGCGGAGTGTCCGCACCCGCCGCCTAGTAGTGCAGACCACAGGGGAACTTCTTGTACGGCGTCTATGCTGGATTACTCGGACTGGACTTGTGAAACACACATGACATCTTCTTGCTCTGTGTTGGCGGGCGGTCCGCCACCTCACATATTTTGTATCGCCCACCAAACAGTAAACTTTAAGTTATTTTGTTACATCTGAAAACTATGAAAACACGAAAGAATATCGATGGCAAAACGCTGAAATATATTTTGGTCTTAAATATTTTCACCTTTGACCGCCGCTAGCGGTTTCCATAAATCATTCTAATGCAGCCTCATTTTTGCTCCAGAAACCGGCAGAACAGAAAAAAAGGAAGCCGGTTAAATTGCTAGAGCAACCTTGGATTGGACAGCGAGGGGCCCGGTAGTACATAATCCCTTCGGCCACCAACAGTGGCCACCACTGCCtcatcagtggggtctgtctggGGGTCTCGGACAACAGACAATCTACAGATGCCTGATGGGGATTTGGGCGGCAGACCAACATTAGAGGAAAACCAGTATATACAGGTGCTTTTACACCAGATGATCCGTTGGGTGCAGAAGCCCGAGAGGTCGCCCCAGCCATAATCCTTCCTATGGTTTTATGCTCAGTGAACGGAGGCGGAGCGGCCCGGGGGTCcttctggccacccacctccattcacaataaacaggccgtTCAGTCGCTGCTTGCATCAACAATAATCGTTCCCATTCCTGCTGAATGCAACAGTTTATCAGCCGTGTAAAAGGGGCCCCAAACTGGAAGAACCCCCATAAATGTATTTAATAGTCTGAAGACCTCGCTGTGCGGCAGCTCATGGCACACGAGACGCATCGCCTAAACATTCGCCGCTTTACAAACAGAAGTCTTTCAAAACCAGACAAAGGAAAATCCAAAATGACTAAAAGCTACAACAGGGTAACGACGACCATCTCATCAGATACAGCCGAAGGGATGCACACACAGAAAGATTCCCCGGAGCTACAGTCCACCTTCTGTCACCATTTGAAGAAGACGAGTCCTGCTAGAACGGCGTACCCCAGGACCAGGAAAAGGACTTTTAGTAAGCGGTCATGTTTATCCTCCAGTTCCTTCACCAAAATTTCAAAAAATGTTACGAAGAGAAATGTCCCCCCAGCGATGCCCTGCAACAAAGCAGAGGTGATGCTGCTGGCCAGGTTTTGGGCACTCTGAATGACCATTCCAATGGCTATGCCAATGGGGATCATGATGCTCACTAGTACGGCCATCTTGGCTGCATCTCGAAGTAGAGTGTTAACCTTCGCCATGCTGACCCCAAGGGCCACCGCAACTAATGTTTCATGAATAACAACGCCAATGAAGAGGCTGAGCACCTTATCACCTTGTTCCTGCAAGCCAAGTGCCAGGCCCTCAAAGATGGAGTGGGCAGAGAGCGCAAACACTAAGCTGAAGAGGCGAAGAGGACTTGAACTGGACAGCTCCTGGATATTTAAGCTATGAGAGTGGTGACCGTGGCCAACTTCATACAAATTATGGCCTCTGGTAGACGATATGAAGGGACTCTCATATTCAGAGTCGCTTCCAGCGTCGGATCCTGCGTTAAAGGTTTCCATGTCGATGAAAGACGGCTTCTCCTTCCGGAATGTCAGAATGGCCTGCTCAACGAAGACCGTGAGGAAGAACCCCACCAGCATTATGGTCTCCGCCAGAGGATAGTCCGTACTGATGTGCCCCAGCTTTAGAACTTCGTCAAACTAGAAAGATTGAAAAGCGATATTTAAAGTGTAACAACAACAGATTAGAAGTAACTGCAGACAGATATGAGGTGATCGCGGCGTTGTACGGTCCGCGCCATTACGTGATAGCGGCGTTGTACGGTCCGCGCCATTACGTGATAGCGGCGTTGTACGGTCCGCGCCATTACGTGATGGCGGCGTTGTACGGTCCGCGCCATTACGTGATAGCGGCGTTGTACGGTCCGCGCCATTACGTGATAGCGGCGTTGTACGGTCCGCGCCATTACGTGATAGCGGCGTTGTACGGTCCGCGCCATTACGTGATAGCGGCGTTGTACGGTCCGCGCCATTACGTGATAGCGGCGTTGTACGGTCCGCGCCATTACGTGATAGCGGCGTTGTACGGTCCGCGCCATTACGTGATAGCGGCGTTGTACGGTCCGCGCCATTACGTGATAGCGGCGTTGTACGGTCCGCGCCATTACGTGATAGCGGCGTTGTACGGTCCGCGCCATTACGTGATAGCGGCGTTGTACGGTCCGCGCCATTACGTGATAGCGGCGTTGTACGGTCCGCGCCATTACGTGATAGCGGTGTTGTACAGTCCGCGCCATTACGCGATAGCGGCGTTGTACAGTCCGCGCCATTACGCGATAGCGGCGTTGTACAGTCCGCGCCATTACGCGATAGCGGCGTTGTACAGTCCGCGCCATTACGCAGATACCCAATCTACAGCGTTTTTGTTTCGCTGGGCTATTTTATTTTCTCCAtattaaaaatattttctgccaccataacttttttttatggtTCTGCCGACATAGTTGTGGGCCCGTTTcgtctatcggctcggttttGGCGCACCTACGAccgttttgtttgctttttattacattttttccttgGAAACAGTTTgatcaagaagaaaaaaaaaaaaattgtaaacaaaaacaaaaaaaacccgcaattctGGCGagttttttctgacgacattcaccgtacggggaaaataatgcgctactttgatagatcagacttttacggacgcggcgataccaaatgtgtttttgttctttttttatttacattattATAAACACggaaaaaggtttttttgctttttttttttacttttaactaccctttatttttttaataaataacaccttttaaaactaatttttacgtTTTCTGTGAGTGTGACGGTTTGATCGCTGCTGCCGTGTGATGTCATTctgtagtattacattataccgcgatttGACAGGCATGGCTGGATATGCTATCTGCcatagcagccctgggggctttcagaaggccccgactTCCATGGCAATCACATGGCACCCTGCAATCCCATCACGGGGGGCTGTCCGAGACACCCGAAcatcgatcggggcatttaaatagaCCGAATTTGGACCTTTGATCTTCAAATTTTGAAGCAGCCGCCTGCAGTCACAAGCGGATATATCTGTATAATTGTACTATTAGGGTGAAGCCCCTGGAGAATGAAGACCACCCAATGAATGATTCCTACAAGCTTTATACTTGCTCTGCAGAGCTCCGCTGGAGATCTGGTGAAGTGAAGGGCCGGTCCTTATGGCCATGCTGTAAgttaacctcttaaagtacagggccattttttttcatttttggtttctccACCTCATTTTTAAGGTATTCTAAATCTTATTTCACCATTTCTATAGGAGTCGGAGGTCTTGTGGTTTTTGTGGGACGCGTTGTATTTTGCAGGGTATTTAAtgcgccatataatgtactgaaaacttaaggaatgaaatgcaaaaaaccccaaaacaattccgccatcttgggtgggggggggccgtgtttgagagatcattttgcataaactattaaccccttcccgctgcagggcgtaagtttacgtcctggcagcctggtacttcccgcaaaagggcgtaaacttacgtcctggagatagcgcgggatcacataagatcccgcactatcccgccccccgctgttaaccccttccctgccgcgatctaagtagatcgcggcagagaaagagttcacagagaaatcgcgctccctctgtgtctccggccggaactcgcgatgtcatcgcgagagcccagcctgtcaccatggcaacaggacgccagacactggcgtcctgtattgcctatgcctatgctcgctgtataagcgataaggcatggcagagcagtagctctgccatgccttatgacagcgatcatcggtacagtgatgtaagaccctcagagggactcaaattatgtaaaaaaataaaaataaaagaaaaatgtaaaaaaaaaatgtaaaaacccccccttttttatgctttttctcagattagcataaaaaaaggttaaaaaaaaattatatttggtattgttgcgtctgtaacgacgcgtacaataaattgcacatgcttttgactgtgcacgcaaaaaaacgctaaaaaaaacgctaacaaattgaggcaaaatgctattttttagcattttgcctcactacaaaacgcaataaaagtgatcaaaaaagccgtatgtaccccaaaatggtaccagtgaaaactacagctcgtctcgcaaaaaataagccctcatagagcgccgtacatcaaaaaataaaaaagttacaggactttgaatgcagcaatttagaatagaaaaaaagatttccaaaaaaaagggtttttattgcagaaaagtgggaaaacctaaaataaatgtaagaattttggtatcgttgtaaccgtaccggtccgcagaaaaaatggaatgtctcatttatgctgcatgat
This region of Eleutherodactylus coqui strain aEleCoq1 chromosome 5, aEleCoq1.hap1, whole genome shotgun sequence genomic DNA includes:
- the SLC39A3 gene encoding zinc transporter ZIP3, with amino-acid sequence MNLIVAKLLCLLAVFVLMMLGALLPVKMIEADCEKASRSRRILAMCNSFAGGVFLATCFNALLPAVREKFDEVLKLGHISTDYPLAETIMLVGFFLTVFVEQAILTFRKEKPSFIDMETFNAGSDAGSDSEYESPFISSTRGHNLYEVGHGHHSHSLNIQELSSSSPLRLFSLVFALSAHSIFEGLALGLQEQGDKVLSLFIGVVIHETLVAVALGVSMAKVNTLLRDAAKMAVLVSIMIPIGIAIGMVIQSAQNLASSITSALLQGIAGGTFLFVTFFEILVKELEDKHDRLLKVLFLVLGYAVLAGLVFFKW